The following proteins come from a genomic window of Polyangiaceae bacterium:
- a CDS encoding xylosidase/arabinosidase encodes MRVALTLAVMALVSACSSEESGAPGAAGTGGATSGGGAGGTAGNGTGGFAGSSGGTGGGAGSGGGAAGLGGTAGSGGTAGAVDVSTATGKLLFGYQGWFACEGDGAPPNRWVHWFSQNTPDAQHLTVDMWPDVSELSASELFPTSLTLPGGKVAALYSAYTNATVVRHFAWMEDAGIDGVMLQRFVSELKDPAFLALRDKVAQNVMAGAEAHGRTFAIMYDISGANAATLVDDLKQDWAHLVNDLGVTSSARYQRHDNRPLLAIWGLGFSDRPGTPAEAAALVSYFQNTAQVTLMGGVPTHWRTLSDDSKTDPAWLFVYRSFDIVSPWSVGRYADDAGADNFAIGQIAVDLADAQTHGFDYMPVVWPGFSWKNLNGGPLNQIPRKGGTFWWRQVFNAVSKGSTMLYGAMFDEVDEGTAMFKIAPTSATVPAGASFVTLDADGQSLPSDWYLRLGGAGAKMLRGELPLSPTIPISP; translated from the coding sequence ATGCGGGTGGCGTTGACGTTGGCCGTGATGGCGCTCGTGAGTGCATGCAGCAGCGAAGAGTCCGGAGCACCGGGCGCTGCGGGCACTGGCGGCGCCACGAGTGGAGGGGGCGCCGGCGGTACTGCGGGCAATGGTACGGGCGGCTTCGCGGGGAGCAGCGGCGGCACGGGCGGCGGCGCGGGGAGCGGCGGCGGTGCTGCTGGCCTCGGAGGTACTGCGGGCAGCGGCGGCACGGCGGGCGCGGTCGACGTGAGCACGGCCACGGGCAAGCTCCTGTTCGGCTATCAGGGCTGGTTTGCCTGCGAGGGCGACGGCGCTCCGCCGAATCGATGGGTGCACTGGTTCTCCCAGAACACCCCCGACGCTCAGCACCTCACCGTGGACATGTGGCCCGACGTCTCCGAGCTCTCGGCGTCGGAGCTGTTCCCTACCAGTCTCACACTCCCCGGCGGAAAGGTAGCCGCGCTCTACTCCGCGTACACGAACGCGACCGTGGTGCGGCACTTCGCGTGGATGGAAGATGCCGGCATCGACGGCGTGATGCTGCAGCGCTTCGTCTCCGAGCTGAAGGACCCGGCGTTCCTCGCCCTTCGGGACAAGGTCGCTCAAAACGTGATGGCGGGCGCGGAGGCCCATGGCCGCACCTTCGCGATCATGTACGACATATCCGGCGCGAACGCGGCCACCCTGGTCGACGACCTGAAGCAAGACTGGGCGCACCTGGTGAACGACCTCGGAGTAACGAGCAGCGCGCGCTACCAACGCCATGACAATAGGCCGCTGCTCGCGATCTGGGGGCTCGGCTTCTCCGACCGACCGGGGACGCCGGCAGAAGCCGCTGCCTTGGTGAGCTACTTCCAGAACACTGCGCAAGTAACGTTGATGGGCGGAGTGCCGACCCACTGGCGAACGTTGAGCGACGACTCCAAGACGGATCCGGCGTGGCTTTTCGTGTACCGCTCCTTCGACATCGTGAGCCCGTGGAGCGTGGGTCGCTATGCCGACGACGCGGGCGCCGACAACTTCGCAATCGGGCAGATCGCCGTGGATCTCGCGGACGCGCAAACCCACGGCTTCGACTACATGCCCGTTGTGTGGCCAGGATTCTCCTGGAAAAACTTGAACGGTGGGCCGCTGAACCAGATCCCTCGGAAGGGCGGCACCTTCTGGTGGCGGCAGGTGTTCAACGCCGTGAGCAAGGGCAGCACCATGCTGTACGGCGCCATGTTCGACGAGGTCGACGAGGGAACGGCTATGTTCAAGATCGCACCCACCTCGGCGACGGTGCCCGCCGGTGCAAGCTTCGTCACGCTCGACGCCGACGGCCAGTCATTGC
- a CDS encoding SdiA-regulated domain-containing protein — MGKKAKARRAETVREHATGIEEASGVAPLPDGSFLVVDDEEGVFRLALQGEPESLAAGRGLADLEGVCVAHDGAAAWVLAERDGGVWRFEMAQGKLRNGVRIGALPRLNDRKNAGWEGLAFAPAGTWADAPRLVAAHQRKPRSISIVEPDSLRVDRTFSLPKAAKKALDDLNDVAVHPESGEIVVLSGKAGRLARLERDGEELELRGLYSVEEHDDDVPEGLAYDSSGRLWIVWDGSGRLREIRLP; from the coding sequence ATGGGGAAGAAGGCGAAGGCGCGCCGCGCAGAGACCGTAAGAGAGCACGCCACCGGGATCGAAGAGGCGAGCGGTGTGGCACCGCTTCCCGATGGCTCATTTCTGGTGGTGGATGATGAAGAAGGCGTGTTCCGCCTTGCGCTCCAGGGCGAGCCGGAGTCCCTCGCCGCCGGCCGTGGGCTCGCCGATCTCGAAGGTGTGTGCGTGGCTCACGACGGCGCTGCGGCCTGGGTGCTCGCGGAGCGCGATGGCGGCGTGTGGCGCTTCGAGATGGCGCAAGGAAAGCTGAGGAACGGCGTTCGAATCGGCGCGTTGCCGCGGCTCAACGATCGCAAGAACGCCGGCTGGGAAGGCCTCGCGTTCGCGCCAGCGGGAACCTGGGCGGACGCTCCGCGTCTGGTGGCCGCACATCAGAGGAAGCCGCGCTCCATCTCCATCGTGGAGCCCGACTCGCTGCGCGTCGACCGAACGTTCTCGTTGCCCAAGGCCGCCAAGAAGGCCCTCGACGATCTGAACGACGTTGCCGTACACCCCGAGAGCGGCGAAATCGTGGTGCTCAGCGGCAAGGCCGGGCGTCTTGCTCGTCTCGAGAGAGACGGGGAAGAGCTCGAGCTCCGCGGGCTCTATTCGGTCGAGGAACACGATGACGACGTGCCCGAAGGGCTCGCCTATGATTCGAGCGGCCGTCTATGGATCGTGTGGGACGGCAGCGGCCGTCTGCGTGAGATCCGTCTTCCTTGA
- a CDS encoding Isoquinoline 1-oxidoreductase subunit yields MLGIVLALPACGRTVEAPRSGHAELPPVEAGGLRPVSDFETITDPTARSAAMFLEASRVLTHPRCLNCHPAGDTPLQGESMMVHEPPVTRGVGNRGVVGMECTSCHQDENLELARVPGAPDWHLAPIQAAWVGRSPRQICEQLKDPKLNGKRTLEAIVEHSENDRLVAWGWQPGHGREPAPGSQAAFAALIRGWVEAGAACPAEGSTP; encoded by the coding sequence GTGTTGGGGATCGTGCTGGCCTTGCCGGCATGTGGTCGAACGGTGGAGGCTCCGCGTTCCGGACACGCCGAGCTACCGCCGGTAGAGGCGGGCGGACTCCGTCCGGTCAGCGACTTCGAGACCATCACGGATCCCACCGCGCGTTCCGCCGCCATGTTCCTGGAGGCGAGCCGCGTGCTGACCCATCCGCGGTGTCTGAATTGTCACCCCGCGGGGGATACGCCACTGCAAGGCGAGAGCATGATGGTGCACGAACCGCCGGTCACGCGGGGCGTGGGCAACCGTGGCGTGGTGGGAATGGAGTGCACGAGCTGCCATCAAGATGAAAACCTGGAGCTGGCGCGGGTGCCGGGCGCGCCGGACTGGCACCTGGCCCCGATACAAGCGGCGTGGGTGGGACGTTCGCCGCGTCAGATCTGCGAGCAGCTGAAGGACCCCAAGCTCAACGGCAAGCGCACGCTCGAGGCCATCGTGGAGCACAGCGAAAACGATCGCTTGGTGGCGTGGGGTTGGCAGCCGGGCCACGGGCGGGAACCCGCGCCGGGTTCGCAGGCCGCGTTCGCAGCGCTGATTCGCGGTTGGGTCGAGGCCGGTGCTGCGTGCCCGGCAGAAGGGAGCACGCCGTGA
- a CDS encoding (2Fe-2S)-binding protein: MKITLSVNGKQHQLDADPDMPLLWVLRDLLGLTGTKYGCGQALCGACSVHLDGQVVRSCVTPVSRAAGRAVTTIEGLSKDGTHPLQEAWVELGVPQCGFCQAGQIMVAAALLKEHPRPTEEQIEQSMAGNLCRCGTYTRIRTAIHKAAEKGK; encoded by the coding sequence GTGAAAATCACCCTCAGCGTCAACGGCAAGCAGCACCAGTTGGACGCGGATCCCGACATGCCGCTGCTGTGGGTGTTGCGCGATCTCCTGGGGCTGACCGGCACCAAGTATGGATGTGGTCAGGCCCTGTGCGGCGCCTGTAGCGTGCACCTGGACGGGCAGGTCGTGCGCTCGTGCGTCACGCCCGTGAGTCGCGCTGCAGGACGCGCCGTGACCACTATCGAGGGATTGTCGAAAGACGGAACCCACCCTCTGCAAGAGGCGTGGGTCGAGCTCGGTGTTCCCCAGTGTGGCTTCTGCCAAGCGGGGCAAATCATGGTTGCCGCGGCGCTGCTCAAGGAGCACCCGCGGCCCACGGAAGAACAGATCGAGCAGTCCATGGCGGGCAACCTGTGCCGCTGCGGTACCTACACGCGCATCCGCACGGCCATTCACAAGGCTGCGGAGAAGGGCAAGTGA
- a CDS encoding xanthine dehydrogenase family protein molybdopterin-binding subunit, giving the protein MEARHVTRRSFLLGLNLSLGGLALGFFPGAALALENSVQRIRSTFDPNVFIHVSESGEVTIVCHRSEMGQGIRSSLPVLLADEMGASMERVRVVQADGDKAYGDQNTDGSTSIRSHWEELRRAAATARTVLIAAAATKLSVPPGSLVARDGTVTHDKTKRSLSFGDLAPIAAKLPIPKSVKLRPDSELLHLGKELPLLDGPAYVTGKAVYAADVRLPGLLVAVIARPPVVGARVKKLDASSAKKIPGVRHVIEMPAPKKPWAFQPWGGVAVVADNTWAALRGRAALVIEWTESENDGYDSAKFRGELARSVSAPGKVHKQKGDAEAALQSAAQQVEAEYYVPHLPHLSMEPPCATAHFDNGKLEVWASTQAPQRARTEAAKTLGIPEQDVTVHVTFLGGAFGRKSKADFVAEAAVLAKKVGAPVRVQWTREDDVQHDYYNTVSFQRLSAGLDAEKKVVAWRRRTAFPPIASVFNATADTPSAGDLQQGVLDLALSVPNVRAEACSAKAHVRIGWLRSVYNIFHGFATGSFMDEIAHARRIDPRENLLELIGAPRKLSLSDLGISDLSNYGAPLSKHPVDAGRLRGVVERVTDACGWSHRKDRALGLAAHRSFLSYVATVVSLVKEGNRVRADEVWVALDAGIVVNAERARSQMEGAVIFGLNLALFGGVTFEKGRAQQTNFHDLRLLRIADAPRKIHVEIVKSDQLPGGIGEPGVPPVAPALANAWFALSGKRARSLPFGKDLNVG; this is encoded by the coding sequence ATGGAGGCGCGGCACGTCACCCGCCGGTCCTTCCTCTTGGGCCTGAACCTGTCGCTCGGCGGTCTGGCGCTGGGTTTCTTTCCCGGCGCCGCGCTGGCGCTCGAAAACAGCGTGCAGCGCATCCGGTCCACCTTCGATCCGAACGTCTTCATCCACGTGAGCGAGAGCGGCGAGGTGACCATCGTGTGTCACCGCTCGGAGATGGGGCAGGGGATCCGGAGCTCGCTCCCCGTGCTGCTAGCGGACGAAATGGGCGCGAGCATGGAGCGGGTGCGCGTGGTCCAAGCGGATGGCGACAAGGCCTACGGCGATCAGAACACGGACGGGTCCACCAGCATCCGTAGCCATTGGGAGGAGCTGCGGAGGGCGGCTGCCACGGCGCGCACGGTGCTGATCGCCGCAGCGGCGACCAAGCTGAGCGTGCCTCCGGGCTCACTCGTGGCTCGCGATGGGACCGTCACCCACGACAAGACGAAGCGATCGCTGAGCTTCGGAGACCTGGCGCCCATCGCCGCAAAGCTTCCGATCCCGAAGTCCGTGAAGCTCCGCCCGGATTCGGAGCTCTTGCATTTGGGCAAGGAGCTGCCGCTGCTCGACGGTCCGGCGTATGTCACCGGCAAGGCCGTGTACGCCGCGGACGTGCGCCTGCCGGGCCTGTTGGTCGCGGTCATCGCGCGGCCGCCGGTGGTGGGCGCTCGCGTCAAGAAGCTCGACGCTTCTTCGGCTAAGAAGATCCCGGGCGTGCGGCACGTCATCGAGATGCCCGCCCCCAAGAAGCCGTGGGCGTTTCAGCCGTGGGGTGGCGTCGCGGTCGTTGCCGACAACACCTGGGCGGCGTTGCGCGGGCGCGCGGCGTTGGTGATCGAGTGGACCGAGAGCGAGAACGACGGCTACGACTCGGCGAAGTTTCGCGGCGAGCTCGCCCGCTCCGTGAGCGCTCCCGGAAAGGTCCACAAGCAAAAGGGTGACGCGGAAGCGGCCCTCCAGAGCGCCGCGCAGCAGGTGGAGGCGGAGTATTACGTGCCGCATCTCCCGCATCTTTCGATGGAGCCCCCGTGCGCCACGGCGCATTTCGACAACGGCAAGCTCGAGGTGTGGGCCTCGACTCAGGCACCACAACGAGCGCGGACGGAGGCGGCCAAGACCCTCGGCATCCCCGAGCAAGACGTGACGGTGCACGTCACGTTTCTCGGTGGCGCTTTCGGTCGAAAATCGAAGGCGGACTTCGTTGCCGAGGCCGCCGTGCTCGCCAAGAAGGTTGGCGCGCCGGTGCGCGTGCAGTGGACGCGGGAGGACGACGTCCAACATGACTACTACAACACCGTGAGCTTCCAGCGCTTGAGCGCGGGGCTCGATGCCGAGAAGAAGGTCGTCGCCTGGCGGCGCCGAACGGCGTTTCCGCCCATTGCCTCCGTGTTCAACGCGACGGCGGACACCCCTTCGGCGGGAGATCTGCAGCAAGGGGTGCTCGACCTGGCCCTGTCCGTGCCCAACGTGCGGGCAGAAGCATGCAGCGCGAAGGCCCACGTTCGCATCGGCTGGCTGCGCAGCGTCTACAACATCTTCCACGGCTTCGCGACGGGCTCGTTCATGGACGAGATCGCCCACGCTCGGCGCATCGACCCGCGCGAAAACCTTCTCGAGCTGATCGGAGCGCCGCGCAAGCTGTCGCTCTCGGACCTCGGCATCTCCGATCTGTCGAACTATGGAGCGCCACTGTCCAAGCATCCCGTGGATGCCGGACGCCTACGCGGGGTGGTCGAACGCGTGACGGACGCTTGTGGTTGGAGTCACAGAAAGGACCGCGCTCTGGGCCTGGCAGCGCATCGCAGCTTTCTGAGCTACGTCGCTACGGTCGTATCCCTGGTGAAGGAGGGCAACCGCGTCCGGGCGGACGAGGTGTGGGTGGCGCTGGACGCGGGTATCGTGGTGAACGCGGAGCGCGCTCGATCCCAGATGGAAGGCGCGGTGATCTTCGGGCTCAACTTGGCTTTGTTCGGCGGCGTGACGTTCGAGAAGGGCCGCGCACAGCAGACGAACTTCCACGACCTGAGGCTGCTTCGCATCGCCGATGCACCTCGGAAGATCCACGTGGAGATCGTGAAGAGCGACCAGCTACCCGGCGGAATCGGAGAACCGGGCGTTCCCCCCGTGGCGCCGGCCCTCGCCAACGCCTGGTTCGCCCTCAGTGGCAAGCGGGCGCGCTCTTTGCCTTTCGGCAAGGATCTGAACGTCGGTTAG
- a CDS encoding NAD(P)/FAD-dependent oxidoreductase — protein MASSRLVIIGGGLAGLSAGVYARRNGYETTIVEHNLALGGVCTAWRRGEYLVDGCIHWLTGGAFDRVYEELGILPAVQRHTLEHFSTYRHVHDHIQVSVTKNLEALARDLEDLSPTDRDEIHRVVDGARHLAELDPRVDHPPELSTLGDSVAYLWHARHEIPTVMRFRKPMKRWLEEHVKDPRLARFFEHLAPPEAPALFMLMVLGYLERGYLSRPVGGTEAFRDALIASYERAGGKVRVHATVDEILVARDRAVGVRLDDGEIIDADVVISTSSMPETVLRLLGGHFGADAARKRLQTWKLFDPIVLASFGVSLALKDEPSLLHVDGVTPFELGGRTGHQLYLRLENDDPCYAPPGHSVVQLMAATHYDWWAKRGTGYNAAKDAVARQALELIEPHLPGVSDAVQMTDIATPLTFWTTARSWRGSYEGWMPSNGQIFEHVPKTLPGLSGMYMAGQWVEPGGGVPTAVMSGRQVVQLLCAGDHRELVA, from the coding sequence ATGGCGAGCTCACGCTTGGTGATCATTGGCGGCGGCCTCGCCGGCCTGTCCGCTGGAGTGTACGCACGACGAAACGGCTACGAGACGACCATCGTCGAGCACAACTTGGCGCTGGGTGGGGTGTGCACGGCATGGCGTCGCGGCGAGTACCTGGTGGACGGCTGCATCCACTGGCTCACCGGCGGCGCCTTCGACCGCGTGTACGAGGAGCTGGGGATCTTGCCCGCGGTGCAGCGCCACACGCTGGAGCACTTCTCGACATACCGTCACGTTCACGACCACATTCAGGTGTCCGTCACCAAGAACCTGGAAGCCCTCGCGCGGGACCTCGAAGATCTGTCGCCCACGGATCGAGACGAGATCCATCGCGTGGTGGACGGCGCGCGCCATCTCGCGGAGCTGGATCCGCGCGTGGACCACCCACCGGAGCTCTCCACTTTGGGGGATTCCGTCGCCTACCTGTGGCACGCGCGCCACGAGATCCCGACGGTGATGCGCTTCCGAAAGCCGATGAAGCGCTGGCTGGAAGAGCACGTGAAGGATCCGCGCCTGGCTCGCTTCTTCGAGCATTTGGCGCCACCCGAAGCGCCGGCGCTGTTCATGTTGATGGTGCTCGGTTACCTCGAGCGCGGCTACCTTTCACGTCCGGTGGGCGGCACGGAAGCGTTCCGCGATGCGCTGATCGCGAGCTACGAGCGCGCGGGTGGCAAGGTCCGGGTGCACGCCACGGTGGACGAGATCCTGGTCGCAAGGGACCGAGCGGTGGGTGTGCGCCTGGACGACGGCGAGATCATCGACGCCGACGTCGTGATCTCGACGTCCAGCATGCCGGAAACGGTGCTGCGACTGCTCGGCGGGCACTTTGGCGCGGACGCCGCGCGCAAGCGTCTACAAACTTGGAAGCTCTTCGATCCCATCGTGCTTGCGAGCTTTGGAGTGTCGCTGGCGCTGAAGGACGAACCCTCGCTGCTGCACGTCGATGGTGTCACGCCCTTCGAGCTGGGTGGACGCACCGGCCACCAGCTCTACCTGCGCCTGGAGAACGACGACCCGTGCTACGCGCCACCGGGCCACAGCGTGGTGCAGCTGATGGCCGCCACGCACTATGACTGGTGGGCGAAGCGCGGCACTGGCTACAACGCCGCCAAGGACGCCGTGGCCCGTCAGGCCCTCGAGCTCATCGAACCGCACCTTCCCGGAGTGTCGGACGCCGTGCAAATGACGGACATCGCGACGCCCCTCACCTTCTGGACCACAGCGCGCTCCTGGCGTGGCTCCTACGAAGGTTGGATGCCGAGCAACGGCCAGATCTTCGAGCACGTGCCGAAGACGCTGCCGGGACTTTCCGGCATGTACATGGCCGGTCAATGGGTCGAGCCCGGCGGGGGAGTTCCGACGGCTGTGATGAGCGGACGCCAAGTGGTGCAGCTATTGTGCGCCGGCGACCACCGCGAGCTCGTCGCCTAA
- a CDS encoding site-specific DNA-methyltransferase, whose product MTNRSHHNSGHRRMNAMRKRGEAHSSEKAVVAEVPTQSRHAVLSADCLEVLARIPDGSVQLIVCDPPYNIQLADWDAHADYIAWARTWLAEAERVLSDTGNLVIFGGLQFQGEAGSGDLLSILHHMRTASAMRLVNLIVWNYPNGMSAHRFFASRHEEVAWFAKSSGYFFDLDAVREPYDEETKAAYLKDKRLRPESVQKGKNPTNVWRIGRLNGNSRERVGHPTQKPRQLVQRLVRALSFPGSVVLDFFAGSGVTARVAIEEARHSIVADVDPALYGYLEKQLEDLDGVVYQLSSELDADHPVFGA is encoded by the coding sequence ATGACCAACCGCTCGCACCACAATTCCGGCCATCGCCGGATGAACGCGATGCGAAAGCGCGGCGAGGCCCACTCGTCCGAGAAAGCCGTGGTCGCCGAGGTTCCGACGCAATCCAGGCACGCAGTCCTGAGTGCGGACTGCCTGGAGGTGCTCGCGCGCATTCCAGACGGTTCCGTTCAGCTCATCGTGTGCGATCCGCCGTACAACATCCAGCTGGCGGACTGGGACGCCCACGCGGACTACATCGCCTGGGCGCGAACGTGGCTGGCGGAAGCCGAGCGGGTGCTTTCGGACACCGGCAATCTGGTCATCTTCGGTGGGCTCCAATTCCAAGGGGAAGCCGGCAGCGGGGACCTGCTCTCCATCTTGCATCACATGCGCACGGCGAGCGCGATGCGCCTGGTGAATCTCATCGTGTGGAACTACCCCAACGGGATGAGCGCCCATCGCTTCTTCGCCAGCCGGCACGAAGAAGTGGCGTGGTTCGCCAAGTCGTCGGGTTACTTCTTCGATCTGGACGCCGTGCGGGAGCCGTACGACGAAGAAACGAAGGCGGCGTACCTGAAGGACAAGCGGCTCCGCCCGGAGAGCGTGCAGAAGGGCAAGAACCCCACGAACGTGTGGCGCATCGGACGCCTCAACGGAAACTCCCGAGAGCGCGTAGGGCACCCCACGCAGAAGCCGCGACAGCTCGTGCAACGGCTGGTGCGAGCGCTGTCGTTCCCGGGCTCCGTGGTGCTGGATTTCTTCGCGGGCAGCGGCGTCACGGCGCGCGTCGCCATCGAAGAGGCGCGCCATAGCATCGTGGCGGACGTCGACCCCGCGCTCTACGGCTATCTGGAAAAACAGCTCGAAGACTTGGACGGCGTTGTCTACCAGCTCTCATCCGAGCTGGACGCGGATCATCCGGTGTTCGGCGCCTGA
- a CDS encoding sigma-70 family RNA polymerase sigma factor, translated as MGHSAAVRRVLETERDVLLRRVRSKAAGRVSAEDVLQTASARALEHAAQLRDPARAEAWVARIVQNALRDALRAQREVELPADVADDPAIETAPCSCVLAQSRQLKPEYTEILRRVVLDGAPLPGVAAELGLTTNNASVRLHRARAALRKRMAEHCGTLRARSCTECGCAERGCCVD; from the coding sequence GTGGGCCATTCTGCAGCCGTTCGCCGCGTGCTCGAGACCGAGCGTGACGTTCTGCTACGCCGAGTGCGAAGCAAGGCTGCGGGACGCGTGAGCGCGGAGGACGTGCTGCAGACGGCGAGCGCGCGCGCCTTGGAGCACGCCGCGCAGCTTCGGGATCCAGCCCGCGCGGAAGCATGGGTGGCGCGCATCGTGCAAAACGCGCTGCGAGACGCCTTGCGCGCCCAGCGTGAGGTGGAGCTTCCAGCGGACGTCGCAGACGACCCGGCGATCGAGACGGCGCCGTGCTCGTGCGTGCTGGCTCAGTCGCGGCAGCTCAAGCCGGAGTACACGGAAATACTCCGGCGCGTGGTGCTCGATGGCGCGCCGCTCCCGGGAGTGGCGGCGGAGCTCGGTCTCACCACGAACAACGCGAGCGTGCGGCTCCATCGTGCCCGCGCAGCGTTGCGCAAGCGCATGGCGGAGCACTGCGGAACCCTGCGCGCGCGCTCCTGTACGGAGTGCGGCTGCGCGGAACGCGGCTGCTGTGTCGACTGA
- a CDS encoding class I SAM-dependent methyltransferase produces MQLADVTRNYDRAAKHYDKLTDVVFGGILGVEKYRKRTVELLGDLAGKTVLDVGAGTGRNLPLLLPRVGPEGSVIALDYSTGMLQQARQRVRDAGWENVRLLQGDAARLAGVTVPVDAIISVWCYGIVHDLPAALRRAVEVLRPGGRFAIMDFDRARPDHGVLHWLYPTYSLLLRWAGIDSKEDLDDARLRDKWRRGRELLDSLLTDVQVERYLAGGGFVLAGRKPG; encoded by the coding sequence ATGCAACTCGCAGACGTGACTCGCAACTACGACCGGGCCGCCAAGCACTACGACAAGCTGACGGACGTGGTGTTCGGCGGCATTCTGGGCGTCGAGAAGTACCGCAAGCGCACCGTGGAGCTCTTGGGCGACCTGGCCGGCAAGACGGTGCTCGACGTCGGGGCCGGAACTGGGCGCAATTTGCCGCTGCTCTTGCCGCGCGTGGGCCCCGAGGGCAGCGTCATCGCACTCGATTACTCCACGGGCATGCTGCAGCAGGCGCGACAGCGCGTACGAGACGCCGGATGGGAGAACGTCCGCCTGCTTCAGGGAGACGCCGCGCGGTTGGCGGGCGTGACGGTGCCCGTGGACGCGATCATTTCCGTGTGGTGCTACGGCATCGTTCACGATCTTCCGGCGGCGCTTCGGCGCGCCGTGGAGGTGCTCCGTCCGGGCGGGCGCTTCGCCATCATGGACTTCGATCGCGCCCGACCCGACCATGGCGTTCTGCACTGGTTGTACCCCACGTATTCGCTCCTTTTGCGCTGGGCTGGCATCGATTCCAAGGAGGATCTGGACGATGCACGCTTGCGCGACAAATGGCGCCGCGGGCGCGAGCTGCTCGATTCGCTGCTTACGGACGTTCAGGTGGAGCGCTACTTGGCCGGAGGGGGCTTTGTCCTGGCCGGACGCAAGCCGGGCTAA